A single genomic interval of Terriglobus albidus harbors:
- a CDS encoding glycoside hydrolase family 88/105 protein, producing MKTSLLFRAGVASLALAAVSISAHAQQGPKPTPEMQAIIDKDNGRHFGTSPEDPGPLAKDISPALTPAAIDKVMRKVADWQLKESQPYFDKIWTWSVLYSGFMAASDSLGDPKYRNVMAEMSEKFEYQPRNPDKLPNADDISIAQTYAELYLAGGKKDAKIIAPTIHTLDTVMPLETLRPGDPRIPWWWCDALFMAPAVYTRMYAATGDHKYIDYMNAQWQHTYDLLWDKDEHLYARDASYIPKRGPNGQKIFWSRGEGWVIAGLARTLQFLPKDDPRRPFYVQQLKDMAARVAELQDKDGQWHASLLDAEHFPAAETSGASLFVYGMAYGVNEGILDKAKYMPVIRRAWAGLLNNVYADGRLGNIQQTGAEPAYYRPSASYTYGVGGFLMAGSELKRMAKKK from the coding sequence ATGAAGACATCGCTTCTCTTCCGCGCCGGAGTTGCATCGCTTGCTCTCGCCGCTGTCTCCATCTCTGCGCACGCGCAGCAAGGCCCGAAGCCAACGCCGGAGATGCAGGCCATCATCGACAAAGATAACGGCCGCCACTTCGGCACCTCGCCCGAAGATCCGGGGCCGCTCGCGAAAGACATCTCTCCCGCATTGACTCCTGCCGCTATCGACAAGGTCATGCGCAAGGTCGCTGACTGGCAGCTGAAGGAATCACAGCCCTACTTCGACAAGATCTGGACCTGGAGCGTACTTTACAGCGGCTTCATGGCCGCCTCCGACTCGCTTGGCGATCCGAAGTATCGCAACGTCATGGCGGAGATGTCAGAGAAGTTTGAGTACCAGCCGCGCAATCCCGACAAGCTGCCGAACGCCGACGACATCAGCATCGCGCAGACCTACGCCGAGTTGTATCTCGCCGGCGGCAAAAAGGACGCGAAAATTATCGCGCCCACCATCCACACCCTCGACACCGTTATGCCGTTGGAGACACTGCGTCCCGGCGATCCGCGTATCCCCTGGTGGTGGTGCGATGCGCTGTTCATGGCTCCGGCCGTGTATACCCGCATGTACGCCGCAACCGGCGATCACAAATACATCGACTACATGAACGCGCAGTGGCAGCACACCTATGACCTGCTGTGGGACAAGGACGAGCATCTCTACGCGCGTGACGCGAGCTACATCCCCAAGCGCGGGCCGAACGGACAGAAGATCTTCTGGTCACGCGGTGAAGGCTGGGTTATCGCCGGTCTCGCCCGTACACTGCAGTTCCTGCCCAAAGACGATCCACGGCGTCCCTTCTACGTGCAGCAGCTCAAGGACATGGCCGCACGCGTCGCTGAGCTGCAGGACAAGGACGGACAGTGGCATGCAAGCCTGCTCGATGCGGAGCACTTCCCTGCGGCCGAGACCTCAGGTGCATCTCTCTTCGTCTACGGCATGGCTTACGGCGTGAATGAAGGCATCCTCGACAAGGCGAAGTATATGCCGGTGATCAGGAGGGCATGGGCCGGACTGCTCAACAATGTCTACGCCGACGGCCGCCTGGGCAACATCCAGCAAACCGGCGCCGAGCCCGCCTACTACCGCCCCAGCGCCAGCTACACCTACGGCGTAGGCGGCTTCCTGATGGCCGGCAGTGAGCTGAAACGGATGGCGAAGAAGAAGTAG
- a CDS encoding oligogalacturonate lyase family protein, which translates to MRFKVTALVPFAAGVLLCPAFSAAQDFNLPNDRRPPEKRPTQEEIAHPPKSWIDKDTGHRVIRLTDEPGSASFYFNVNAYTPDGKEMVYTTPEGISVLDLQTMKTRSVVKGKVRTLEVGHKTQSIFYVKNEERAVYKTNVDTGETTMLAKLPPRGNIVSVNADETLAAGTYDEEDRPNEQYGRNGRTSTGQPSAGVSQTSPLDQPLNKGEMMERRLAARIPLVLYTLDLRNGKVTPLLHSTDWVNHLLFSPSDPKLLMYCHEGPWQKVDRIWTIWTDGTHNQLMHKRTMAMEIAGHEFWGQDGKTVYYDLQTPKGEDFWLASLNLETGKRNWYHMDRNEWSIHFNVNEKAGLFTGDGGDPHQVARAPDGEWIYLFHAKKVQSEGMVDGPEYVQPWAFQSEKLVNMSKHNYTLEPNVSFTPDMKMVIFRSNMFGPTYVFGVEIEKAK; encoded by the coding sequence ATGCGCTTCAAGGTAACTGCACTCGTCCCCTTTGCCGCCGGCGTATTGCTTTGTCCGGCGTTCTCTGCCGCGCAAGACTTCAACCTCCCCAACGACCGTCGTCCTCCCGAAAAGCGCCCCACACAGGAGGAGATTGCGCATCCTCCCAAGAGCTGGATCGATAAGGACACTGGCCACCGCGTCATCCGTCTGACGGATGAGCCCGGCTCCGCCAGCTTCTACTTCAACGTCAATGCCTATACCCCTGATGGTAAGGAGATGGTCTACACCACGCCTGAGGGTATCTCGGTGCTGGACCTGCAGACCATGAAGACGCGCAGCGTGGTGAAGGGTAAGGTTCGTACGCTGGAAGTAGGCCACAAGACGCAGAGTATCTTCTATGTGAAGAATGAGGAGCGCGCGGTCTATAAGACCAACGTCGATACCGGTGAGACCACCATGCTGGCCAAGCTGCCGCCGCGCGGCAACATCGTCTCGGTGAACGCCGATGAGACGCTGGCCGCAGGCACCTATGACGAAGAAGATCGTCCGAACGAGCAGTATGGCCGCAACGGACGTACATCAACAGGACAGCCCTCTGCGGGCGTCTCGCAGACCAGCCCGCTGGATCAGCCTTTGAATAAGGGCGAGATGATGGAGCGTCGCCTGGCGGCGAGGATTCCGCTGGTGCTCTATACGCTGGACCTGCGTAACGGCAAGGTCACGCCGCTTCTGCACTCGACTGACTGGGTGAACCATCTGCTCTTCTCTCCCAGCGATCCCAAGCTGCTGATGTACTGCCATGAGGGCCCGTGGCAGAAGGTCGATCGCATCTGGACCATCTGGACTGACGGCACGCACAACCAGCTTATGCATAAGCGCACCATGGCGATGGAGATCGCGGGACATGAGTTCTGGGGACAGGATGGAAAGACCGTCTACTACGATCTGCAGACGCCGAAGGGCGAGGACTTCTGGCTGGCCTCTCTGAACCTGGAGACCGGCAAGCGCAACTGGTACCACATGGACCGCAACGAGTGGTCAATTCACTTCAACGTGAATGAGAAGGCTGGCCTGTTTACAGGTGACGGCGGTGATCCGCACCAGGTCGCTCGCGCTCCTGATGGCGAGTGGATCTATCTCTTTCACGCGAAGAAGGTCCAGAGCGAGGGCATGGTGGATGGTCCGGAGTATGTACAGCCATGGGCTTTCCAGTCGGAGAAGCTGGTGAATATGAGCAAGCATAACTACACGCTGGAGCCGAATGTAAGCTTCACGCCGGATATGAAGATGGTGATCTTCCGGTCGAATATGTTTGGACCGACGTATGTGTTTGGTGTGGAGATTGAGAAGGCTAAGTAG
- a CDS encoding IS481 family transposase has protein sequence MAWRKVEVEAQRLRFVEAAMIGERSFSSLCMEYEISRPTGYLWLKRYREHGAAGMQEASRRPLLSPRQSPAELEEQIVSLRRQHPDWGARKLRVLLGRSGVKVPSSTVHRVLRRHGLIHRLDSHPQATGSFCREAPNQLWQMDFKSPKGWNAHLGPLSVLDDHSRYALVLEQLSSGEGLVVQQRLDKAFSDCGLPEAMLMDHGQPWWNAQSPGGWTQLSVWLMRLGIRLYFSGVRHPQTQGKVERFHGALERARRRCGPMDTPPGQSWLDRFREEYNHVRPHEALDMETPADHWHPSQREYTEPRNPAYAPDAEVRELNSNGALWLDGRSWQVAGALAHQPVRLARIDQRILIFYGDTPIRELDLTGQGSTIVEPCPANSLNL, from the coding sequence ATGGCATGGAGGAAGGTGGAAGTGGAAGCGCAGCGATTGCGGTTTGTGGAGGCGGCGATGATTGGAGAGCGATCGTTTTCGTCTCTGTGTATGGAGTACGAGATTAGCCGTCCGACGGGTTATCTGTGGCTGAAGCGATACCGTGAGCATGGAGCGGCCGGCATGCAGGAAGCCAGCCGCAGGCCTCTGCTGAGTCCCCGTCAGAGCCCTGCCGAGTTGGAAGAGCAGATCGTGTCTTTACGGCGCCAGCATCCTGACTGGGGTGCACGTAAGCTTCGCGTTCTGCTCGGCCGATCTGGGGTGAAGGTGCCATCGTCGACCGTACATCGAGTGTTGCGTCGGCACGGTCTGATCCACCGGCTGGACAGCCATCCACAGGCCACTGGCAGCTTCTGTCGCGAGGCGCCTAATCAGCTCTGGCAGATGGATTTCAAAAGCCCTAAGGGATGGAACGCGCATCTTGGCCCCTTATCCGTGTTGGATGACCACAGCCGCTATGCCTTGGTGTTGGAGCAACTGTCCTCGGGTGAAGGTCTCGTCGTCCAACAGAGGCTGGATAAGGCGTTCTCTGACTGTGGGTTGCCCGAGGCCATGCTGATGGATCACGGCCAGCCCTGGTGGAACGCGCAGTCACCAGGAGGATGGACGCAGCTATCCGTGTGGCTGATGCGGCTGGGCATCCGGCTGTACTTCTCCGGAGTCCGCCACCCGCAGACCCAGGGTAAGGTGGAACGCTTCCACGGTGCCCTGGAGCGGGCACGGAGAAGGTGCGGGCCGATGGATACGCCGCCTGGCCAGTCATGGCTGGACCGCTTCCGGGAAGAGTACAACCATGTTCGTCCCCATGAAGCGCTGGACATGGAAACGCCAGCAGACCACTGGCACCCCAGCCAGCGAGAGTACACCGAACCACGTAACCCCGCGTATGCCCCGGATGCCGAAGTGCGCGAGCTCAACAGCAACGGAGCGCTCTGGCTGGACGGACGCAGCTGGCAGGTAGCCGGAGCCCTGGCTCATCAGCCTGTCCGTCTCGCTCGCATCGATCAACGCATCCTGATCTTCTACGGTGACACGCCCATCCGGGAACTCGACCTCACGGGGCAGGGTTCCACGATCGTGGAACCCTGCCCCGCAAACTCACTCAATCTGTAA